One Myxococcaceae bacterium JPH2 DNA window includes the following coding sequences:
- a CDS encoding RNA-directed DNA polymerase, which translates to MTAKLESFVPAAPPQAIATPTPVAPTAKALVQREARQAAQAAVLARWKAITEAGGQDEWVHQQLVARGALAEEVDFSSLKEKEKTAWKEKKKAEATERRALKQLAYEAWKATHIGHLGAGIHWNEEGGADAFDIPHREERAKANGLPEFTSAEDVAKALGLGVSKLRWFAFHREVDTATHYTSWRIPKRDGSSRTITSPKTELKAAQRWVLSNIVERLPVHGAAHGFVAGRSILTNALAHRGADVVVKVDVKDFFPSVTWPRVKGLLRKGGLPENIATLLALLATEAPREAVSFRGKTLYVAQGPRALPQGAPTSPGITNALCLRLDKRLSALSRKLNFVYTRYADDLTFSWTKAKAPKARRAQGAPVAVLLARVQEVVEAEGFRLHPDKTRVARKGSRQRVTGLVVNDAGPKVPAARVPRDVVRRLRAALHNREQGKPGKEGESLEQLQGMAAFIHMTDPAKGRAFMERLEKLAARTTTTAA; encoded by the coding sequence ATGACCGCGAAGCTTGAGTCCTTCGTCCCCGCCGCTCCACCGCAGGCCATCGCCACCCCGACTCCCGTCGCGCCCACCGCGAAGGCGTTGGTCCAGCGCGAAGCGCGCCAGGCCGCCCAGGCCGCGGTGCTCGCCCGCTGGAAGGCCATCACCGAGGCCGGCGGCCAGGACGAGTGGGTGCACCAGCAGCTCGTCGCCCGAGGCGCGCTGGCCGAGGAGGTCGACTTCTCTTCGTTGAAGGAGAAGGAGAAGACGGCCTGGAAGGAGAAGAAGAAGGCCGAGGCCACCGAGCGGCGCGCGCTGAAGCAACTGGCCTACGAAGCCTGGAAGGCCACGCACATTGGCCACCTGGGCGCGGGCATCCACTGGAACGAGGAGGGCGGCGCGGACGCGTTCGACATCCCCCACCGCGAGGAGCGGGCCAAGGCCAACGGGCTGCCCGAGTTCACCTCGGCGGAGGACGTGGCCAAGGCGCTGGGCCTCGGCGTGTCCAAGCTGCGCTGGTTTGCCTTCCACCGCGAGGTGGACACCGCCACGCATTACACGAGCTGGCGGATCCCCAAGCGGGACGGCAGCTCGCGCACCATCACCTCGCCCAAGACGGAGCTGAAGGCCGCCCAGCGTTGGGTGCTCTCCAACATCGTCGAGCGGCTGCCCGTGCACGGCGCCGCGCACGGCTTCGTGGCGGGCCGCTCCATCCTCACCAACGCGCTGGCGCACCGAGGCGCGGACGTGGTGGTGAAGGTGGACGTGAAGGACTTCTTCCCGTCCGTGACGTGGCCTCGCGTGAAGGGCCTGCTGCGCAAGGGCGGGCTGCCCGAGAACATCGCCACGCTGCTCGCGCTCCTCGCCACCGAGGCCCCGCGCGAAGCCGTGAGCTTCCGCGGCAAGACGCTCTACGTGGCGCAGGGTCCGCGCGCGCTGCCGCAGGGGGCGCCCACCTCACCGGGCATCACCAACGCGCTGTGCCTGCGCTTGGACAAGCGGCTGTCCGCGCTCTCCCGCAAGCTGAACTTCGTCTACACGCGCTACGCGGATGACCTGACCTTCTCGTGGACGAAGGCCAAGGCGCCCAAGGCCCGGCGGGCGCAGGGCGCTCCGGTGGCGGTGTTGCTCGCGCGCGTGCAGGAAGTGGTGGAGGCTGAGGGCTTCCGCCTGCATCCGGACAAGACGCGCGTGGCCCGCAAGGGCAGCCGTCAGCGCGTCACCGGGCTCGTGGTGAACGATGCCGGCCCGAAGGTCCCCGCCGCGCGCGTCCCGCGAGACGTGGTGCGCCGCCTGCGCGCCGCCTTGCACAACCGTGAGCAGGGCAAGCCGGGCAAGGAAGGCGAGTCACTGGAGCAGCTCCAGGGCATGGCCGCCTTCATCCACATGACGGACCCGGCCAAGGGCCGCGCCTTCATGGAGCGGCTGGAGAAGCTGGCCGCGCGAACGACGACGACGGCGGCGTAG
- a CDS encoding DNA-binding protein, with the protein MPPSPLMRVPIHGTALCLALVFVACSGSKEPPHPSTSVPISEARKRDNGTEVTIEGTVTVPPGAFTSALGDEGFALQDASGGIYVKMSLQQTFHLGANVRVTGTLDEQNQLRILRADPTSVQLLEGSQQASAKSVDTGSVNESVEGQFIRISGAVTQGFQNDEPYGYRFALNDGTGEVQVFAHVSAGFDKASLQALTVGQRLSVVGLAAQYEAAYHVAPRQPSDLGPP; encoded by the coding sequence ATGCCCCCATCCCCCCTGATGCGTGTTCCGATTCACGGCACGGCCCTGTGCCTCGCGCTCGTCTTCGTCGCGTGCAGTGGCTCGAAGGAGCCTCCGCATCCCTCCACGTCGGTCCCCATCTCGGAGGCACGCAAGCGCGACAACGGCACGGAGGTCACCATCGAAGGCACCGTCACGGTTCCGCCTGGCGCCTTCACGTCCGCGCTCGGTGATGAGGGCTTCGCTCTCCAGGATGCATCCGGCGGCATCTACGTGAAGATGTCACTGCAACAGACCTTCCACCTGGGCGCGAACGTGCGCGTCACCGGCACGCTCGACGAGCAGAACCAGCTGCGCATCCTTCGCGCGGATCCAACCTCCGTGCAGCTCCTCGAAGGCTCGCAGCAAGCCTCGGCCAAGAGCGTGGACACGGGCAGCGTCAACGAGTCCGTCGAGGGACAGTTCATCCGAATCAGCGGCGCGGTGACACAGGGCTTCCAGAACGACGAGCCCTATGGCTACAGGTTCGCCCTCAACGACGGCACGGGCGAGGTCCAGGTGTTCGCTCACGTCTCCGCGGGATTCGACAAGGCCTCACTGCAAGCCCTCACCGTGGGACAGCGCCTCTCCGTCGTCGGGCTCGCGGCACAGTACGAGGCCGCCTACCACGTCGCGCCGCGACAGCCCTCGGACCTGGGCCCACCGTGA
- a CDS encoding TetR/AcrR family transcriptional regulator, which translates to MPRPRRVLDEQIRATAREVFLEKGPSAPLQLIARRLGISQAALLHRVGTKEALMLLALRPETPSAAALLAREPARAGDLEEQLVAALLHHRDFLRGLIPNLFVLRCSPLGVERAMHATPPPPVALRRRLASWLARARRDGLTPVDNPKHVAEALCGTVEARCFNAHVGGARYTPGDDEAILRELVRLLVPVRRAPRPLKRKAA; encoded by the coding sequence ATGCCCCGTCCCCGCCGCGTCCTCGACGAGCAGATTCGCGCCACCGCCCGCGAGGTCTTCCTGGAGAAGGGACCGTCCGCGCCGCTGCAGCTCATCGCGCGGCGACTCGGCATCTCGCAGGCCGCGCTGTTGCACCGCGTGGGCACCAAGGAAGCGCTGATGCTGCTGGCGCTCCGCCCCGAGACGCCCTCGGCAGCGGCCCTGCTCGCGCGTGAACCAGCCCGGGCCGGCGACCTGGAGGAGCAGCTCGTCGCCGCGCTGCTGCACCACCGCGACTTCCTCCGAGGACTCATCCCCAACCTCTTCGTGCTGCGCTGCTCCCCGCTCGGGGTCGAGCGCGCGATGCACGCCACGCCACCGCCTCCCGTCGCGCTGCGTCGGCGCCTCGCGTCCTGGCTCGCCCGCGCGCGACGAGACGGACTCACGCCCGTGGACAATCCCAAACACGTGGCCGAAGCGCTCTGCGGCACCGTCGAGGCTCGCTGCTTCAACGCGCACGTGGGAGGCGCTCGCTATACCCCAGGCGATGACGAAGCCATCCTGCGCGAGTTGGTGCGCCTGCTCGTCCCTGTTCGCCGCGCTCCGCGCCCCCTGAAACGGAAAGCCGCATGA
- a CDS encoding multidrug effflux MFS transporter has translation MTTAVEPRQPPHGPGLVLLLGALTAFAPLSIDMYLPAFPAIAQDLGASAGAVERTLATFFAGLALGQLVTGPLTDRFGRTRPLYLGLALYVLGSVGCALSPSANVLAAWRFAQALGGSVGIVTARAIVRDLHSGAAAARMMSRLVLVMGVAPILAPLFGGWVLHAFGWRFIFWSLATVGAVALLAVILSLPETAPAQRDSGLPFTRMLGLLRAPDFLGHALTVALAQAGMFAYIGGSPFVFITLHGIPPEKFGWFFGSNAAGLVATSQLNHLLLSRASPSRVLSLAVRFAAGAGLLLVAAALTGVGGVWGIAVSLFLFVSSLGAVVPNATALALEHHAKQAGVASAMLGALQFTLAAGASTVVSASHEGTARPMAFTVAAAGLLACVALAFAQRGTTATATH, from the coding sequence ATGACGACCGCTGTCGAGCCACGTCAGCCACCCCACGGCCCTGGGCTCGTGTTGCTTCTGGGCGCGCTGACCGCCTTCGCGCCGCTGTCCATCGACATGTACCTGCCCGCGTTCCCGGCCATCGCGCAGGACCTGGGCGCGAGCGCGGGCGCGGTGGAGCGCACGCTCGCGACGTTCTTCGCGGGCCTCGCGCTCGGGCAGCTCGTGACGGGGCCGCTCACGGATCGCTTCGGACGCACGCGCCCGCTCTACCTGGGACTTGCCCTCTATGTGCTGGGCTCGGTGGGCTGTGCGCTCTCGCCCTCGGCCAACGTGCTCGCGGCGTGGCGCTTCGCTCAGGCGCTCGGGGGTTCGGTGGGCATCGTCACCGCGCGCGCCATCGTGCGCGACCTGCACTCCGGCGCGGCGGCGGCGCGGATGATGTCGAGGCTGGTGCTCGTCATGGGCGTGGCGCCCATCCTCGCGCCCCTGTTTGGCGGTTGGGTGCTGCATGCCTTTGGCTGGCGGTTCATCTTCTGGAGCCTCGCCACGGTGGGCGCCGTCGCCCTGCTCGCGGTCATTCTGTCCCTGCCGGAGACCGCGCCGGCCCAGCGCGATTCCGGACTGCCCTTCACGCGCATGCTCGGGCTGCTGCGCGCACCGGACTTCCTCGGGCATGCGCTCACGGTGGCGCTCGCGCAGGCGGGAATGTTCGCGTACATCGGCGGCTCGCCGTTTGTCTTCATCACGCTCCACGGCATCCCGCCCGAGAAGTTCGGCTGGTTCTTCGGGAGCAACGCTGCGGGACTGGTGGCCACTTCGCAGCTCAATCACTTGCTGCTCTCGCGTGCGTCACCGAGTCGCGTGTTGTCGCTCGCCGTTCGCTTCGCCGCGGGCGCGGGCCTGCTCCTCGTGGCCGCCGCGCTCACCGGTGTCGGCGGGGTGTGGGGCATCGCCGTCTCGCTGTTCCTCTTCGTGTCCAGCCTGGGCGCGGTGGTCCCCAACGCGACCGCACTGGCCCTGGAGCACCACGCGAAGCAGGCGGGCGTGGCCTCCGCGATGCTCGGTGCGCTCCAGTTCACGCTGGCGGCCGGAGCATCCACCGTGGTGAGCGCGAGCCACGAAGGAACCGCGCGACCCATGGCCTTCACCGTGGCCGCCGCGGGGCTGCTCGCCTGCGTCGCCCTCGCGTTCGCGCAACGTGGCACGACCGCAACCGCCACGCACTGA
- a CDS encoding alpha/beta fold hydrolase has translation MARKWWVVLGSVLTAGVLGAGALFVRAMMRSEQYFHYPRPTAVRPADLAEAEDIQLRTEDGLELRGWYLPSRNHAAVVLAHGLSQTRADLLPEARVLRDAGYGVLLFDLRAHGESAGAFSTWGDLERRDIRAALAYVRGRPDVEPARVGALGFSIGSAAVAEVAARDTGVAAVVLLSPFNTLRLAAAYDFRRFGVVTESGALMPFWRRGIALEEVRTQASVEHIRPRPLLIVAGTEESGQPLLDELFAQVAPYAQTWRIPGASHGGFQTTEPHEYPRRLRAFFDAALLPPVPPAEAAR, from the coding sequence ATGGCGAGGAAGTGGTGGGTTGTGCTGGGCAGCGTGCTGACGGCAGGCGTGCTGGGCGCGGGGGCGCTCTTCGTCCGCGCGATGATGCGCTCCGAGCAGTACTTCCACTACCCAAGGCCCACGGCCGTGCGCCCAGCGGACCTGGCCGAGGCCGAGGACATCCAGCTGCGGACCGAGGATGGACTGGAGCTGCGAGGTTGGTACCTCCCCTCGCGAAACCACGCGGCGGTGGTGCTGGCGCACGGCCTCTCCCAGACGCGCGCGGACCTGCTGCCCGAGGCGCGGGTGCTGCGAGACGCGGGCTACGGCGTGCTGCTGTTCGACCTGCGGGCCCATGGCGAGAGCGCGGGAGCGTTCTCCACCTGGGGCGACCTGGAGCGGAGGGACATCCGCGCCGCGCTGGCCTACGTGCGAGGGCGTCCCGACGTGGAGCCCGCGCGAGTGGGAGCGCTCGGGTTCTCCATCGGCTCCGCGGCGGTGGCGGAGGTCGCGGCGCGGGACACGGGTGTGGCGGCGGTGGTGTTGTTGTCGCCGTTCAACACGTTGCGGCTGGCCGCCGCGTATGACTTTCGCCGCTTCGGGGTGGTGACGGAGTCGGGGGCGCTGATGCCCTTCTGGCGGCGCGGCATTGCGCTGGAGGAGGTGCGGACCCAGGCATCGGTCGAGCACATCCGGCCTCGCCCGCTCCTTATCGTCGCGGGGACAGAGGAGTCAGGTCAGCCGCTCTTGGATGAACTGTTCGCGCAGGTGGCGCCGTATGCCCAGACGTGGCGCATCCCAGGTGCGTCGCACGGGGGATTCCAGACCACCGAGCCTCACGAGTATCCGCGCCGGCTGCGCGCGTTCTTCGACGCCGCGCTCCTACCTCCCGTGCCGCCCGCCGAGGCCGCGCGGTAG
- a CDS encoding GMC family oxidoreductase: MGAAKTTFDAVVVGSGACGGWAAKQLTEAGLRVLVLEAGRGPREDKVLRVLHRIRQKLGYRVESDAKRLGRQPIQSTTFAWPFHPHAFVDDVDNPYTTPESQPFAWIRARQVGGRTSVASHGRQFYRLSDHDFKAGSRDGHGPDWPLNLAELAPHYEVVERWMGIRGNSDGLDSLPDSHYAAPVPLTAGEQRVKARIERRWPERRVIARRTAAAPSTLPAALGTGRLTLRTHAVVSQVLHDAKLGRASGVVFTDARTGRTEEVHARVVVLAAGTIESTRLLLHSRSREFPEGLANSSGQLGRNLMDHTYMLGTEARMSLSPGEQQTEQSWAYIPRFRNLARQESDFARGYGVQMFTFADQVHLVPFGEMLPRPDNRVTLSSTVKDRWGIPAAHIECQHSDNEKRMAEDAVAACLEMLGEAGCTVERVGRTLSKPGMAIHEVGTARMGTDAKTSVLNAHNQSWDVPNLFVMDGACFPSQGAQNPTLTMMALAVRASEHVVRELKAGRL, translated from the coding sequence GTGGGTGCAGCCAAGACGACGTTCGATGCGGTGGTGGTGGGGTCGGGGGCGTGTGGCGGCTGGGCCGCGAAGCAACTCACCGAAGCGGGGCTCCGAGTCCTCGTGCTCGAAGCAGGACGCGGCCCCCGCGAAGACAAGGTGCTGCGCGTCCTGCATCGGATCCGCCAGAAGCTGGGCTATCGCGTGGAGTCGGATGCGAAGCGGCTCGGCCGGCAACCCATTCAGTCCACCACCTTCGCGTGGCCCTTCCATCCCCACGCCTTCGTGGACGACGTCGACAATCCCTACACCACGCCCGAGTCCCAGCCGTTCGCCTGGATTCGCGCGCGACAGGTGGGCGGTCGCACCTCGGTGGCGAGCCACGGCCGGCAGTTCTACCGGCTGTCGGATCATGACTTCAAAGCAGGCAGCCGCGACGGCCACGGACCCGACTGGCCCTTGAACCTCGCGGAGCTCGCGCCACACTACGAAGTCGTCGAGCGATGGATGGGCATTCGCGGCAACTCCGACGGCCTCGACAGCCTCCCCGACTCGCACTACGCCGCGCCGGTTCCGCTCACGGCCGGAGAGCAGCGCGTGAAGGCGCGCATCGAGCGCCGCTGGCCCGAGCGCCGGGTCATCGCACGCAGGACCGCCGCCGCGCCCTCCACCCTCCCCGCCGCGCTTGGCACGGGCCGCCTCACGCTGCGCACCCACGCGGTGGTGAGTCAGGTGTTGCATGACGCGAAGCTCGGCCGCGCGAGTGGCGTCGTCTTCACGGACGCGCGCACCGGACGCACCGAGGAGGTGCACGCGCGCGTCGTGGTGCTGGCCGCCGGCACCATCGAGTCCACGCGCCTGCTCTTGCACTCGCGCAGCCGCGAGTTCCCCGAGGGACTCGCCAACTCGTCCGGCCAGCTCGGCCGCAACCTGATGGACCACACATACATGCTGGGCACCGAGGCCCGCATGTCATTGTCCCCCGGCGAGCAGCAGACCGAGCAGAGCTGGGCGTACATTCCTCGCTTCCGAAACCTCGCGCGGCAGGAGTCAGACTTCGCGCGCGGCTACGGCGTGCAGATGTTCACCTTCGCGGACCAGGTCCACCTCGTCCCCTTCGGCGAGATGCTGCCTCGCCCGGACAACCGCGTGACGCTCAGCTCCACGGTGAAGGACCGCTGGGGAATCCCCGCCGCGCATATCGAATGCCAGCACTCGGACAACGAGAAGCGCATGGCCGAAGACGCCGTCGCCGCGTGTCTGGAAATGCTCGGGGAAGCGGGCTGCACGGTGGAGCGCGTGGGGCGCACGCTGTCCAAGCCGGGCATGGCCATCCACGAAGTCGGCACGGCGCGCATGGGGACCGACGCGAAGACGTCCGTCCTCAATGCGCACAATCAGAGCTGGGACGTGCCCAACCTGTTCGTCATGGACGGCGCGTGCTTCCCCTCGCAGGGCGCGCAGAACCCCACGTTGACCATGATGGCGCTCGCGGTGCGCGCCAGCGAGCACGTGGTCCGCGAGCTGAAGGCCGGCCGCCTCTGA